In a single window of the Amycolatopsis sp. cg5 genome:
- a CDS encoding GreA/GreB family elongation factor, whose protein sequence is MVTSATGGLSPETREQVLKELTDLRAQRAQNTPRLGEADKAGDSADQADALEAHEVAARLDRRIAELEALLEHGPSAHLLADGTVVTLRFSDGEEETFRVVTFPGEAADLLTSDSPLGLALVGRKAGDEIRYRTPRGEATATVVSLKAPN, encoded by the coding sequence ATGGTTACATCCGCGACGGGCGGCCTGAGCCCTGAAACCCGCGAGCAGGTGCTCAAAGAGCTGACCGACCTCCGAGCCCAGCGTGCGCAGAACACGCCCCGGCTCGGCGAGGCCGACAAAGCAGGCGACTCCGCCGACCAGGCGGACGCGCTGGAAGCGCATGAGGTCGCCGCGAGGCTCGACCGCCGGATCGCGGAGCTCGAAGCGCTGCTGGAGCACGGCCCGTCGGCACACCTGCTGGCCGACGGCACGGTGGTGACGCTGCGCTTCAGCGACGGCGAAGAGGAGACGTTCCGGGTGGTCACCTTCCCCGGAGAGGCGGCGGATCTGCTGACGTCGGACAGCCCGCTGGGCCTCGCGCTCGTCGGCCGCAAGGCAGGAGACGAAATCAGGTATCGCACACCGCGCGGCGAGGCGACCGCCACGGTCGTTTCGCTGAAGGCGCCCAACTAA
- a CDS encoding DNA polymerase III subunit delta': MTIGVWNQLVGQEPAVETLSSAAAAAAKIVAGEKAASGAMTHAWLLTGPPGSGRSTAARTFAAALQCSTGLGCGACTGCRTTMAGTHADVRLVVPEGLSISVAEMRALVQAAARRPTTGQWQVVIIEDADRLTEGASNALLKAVEEPPDRTVFLLCAPSDHPEDVSVTIRSRCRLINLRTPPPASIAQVLIERDEVSEDLARWAASVCGGHIGRARRLATDESARDRRAIVLRIPLGLARPGDVFTSADQLISTAEADATGASKDRDESEKSELRTAMGGDGVGKGVAGAKRAAEAAVKALEKRQKSRATRTQRDTLDLALIDLAGFYRDVLVTSSRSGAALTHPDHAREITSAASQWTAESTLRRLEAVLECREAIGLNVKPRIAVEAMITTLRQG, encoded by the coding sequence GTGACGATCGGCGTCTGGAACCAGCTCGTCGGGCAGGAACCAGCGGTCGAGACGCTGTCGTCGGCAGCGGCAGCGGCGGCCAAGATCGTGGCGGGCGAAAAGGCCGCCTCCGGTGCGATGACGCACGCCTGGCTGCTCACCGGCCCGCCCGGTTCGGGGCGCTCGACGGCCGCGCGGACGTTCGCCGCCGCGTTGCAGTGCAGCACCGGCCTCGGTTGCGGCGCCTGCACCGGCTGCCGCACGACCATGGCGGGCACGCACGCAGACGTTCGCCTCGTGGTCCCGGAAGGCCTGTCGATCTCCGTCGCCGAGATGCGTGCGCTGGTGCAGGCCGCCGCGCGCCGCCCGACCACCGGGCAGTGGCAGGTCGTGATCATCGAGGACGCCGACCGGCTCACCGAGGGCGCGTCGAACGCGCTGCTCAAGGCCGTCGAAGAGCCACCGGACCGCACGGTCTTCCTGCTCTGCGCGCCGTCCGACCATCCAGAAGACGTCTCGGTCACCATCCGCTCGCGCTGCCGCCTGATCAACCTGCGCACGCCGCCGCCCGCGTCCATCGCCCAGGTGTTGATCGAGCGTGACGAGGTCTCGGAAGACCTGGCGCGGTGGGCCGCCTCGGTCTGCGGCGGGCACATCGGCCGCGCCCGGCGGCTCGCCACCGACGAGAGCGCCCGCGACCGCCGCGCGATCGTGCTGCGCATCCCGCTCGGCCTTGCCAGGCCAGGTGACGTGTTCACCAGCGCCGATCAGCTGATCAGCACCGCGGAGGCCGACGCGACCGGCGCCAGCAAGGACCGCGACGAGAGCGAGAAGTCCGAGCTGCGCACCGCGATGGGCGGCGACGGCGTCGGCAAGGGTGTCGCCGGCGCCAAGCGTGCCGCCGAAGCGGCCGTCAAAGCGCTGGAGAAGCGGCAGAAGTCGCGCGCGACGCGTACCCAGCGCGACACACTCGATCTCGCGCTGATCGACCTCGCGGGCTTCTACCGGGACGTGCTCGTCACGTCGAGCCGGTCGGGCGCCGCGCTGACACACCCCGACCACGCGCGAGAGATCACCTCGGCCGCGTCCCAGTGGACGGCCGAGTCCACCTTGCGGCGGCTCGAAGCCGTGCTGGAGTGCCGCGAAGCCATCGGCCTCAACGTCAAACCGCGCATCGCGGTCGAAGCCATGATCACCACCTTGCGCCAGGGCTGA
- a CDS encoding bacteriocin fulvocin C-related protein, with translation MGIGPERWVLAFDASCETCRKISTVVERACDGRIEVMSLNHDDVSQWREQALGYAAPWAPTLLRVRGEQVRAWTGKAMGAALVRRLGPASSVRVVRALGQLRDAGELTGKAGKISRAGFLQLAGGIVVAGSLLTAGIASAAPEAPAKGRNWIEKNRAKLPAGYDEFSRYPVAYRRAIFEALPPEAKSKLWMEHFNRFRGENGRLSAGQTAVITQAVALATVVSNFEGEPKAGTKKQLTSLYEDAVKKFGPSDAFKLLASLGGQAAVTKSFQAQAVESPLDLECDCSDRIRGCQGPCLGPVAKMTSGYGPLWIFPADAKH, from the coding sequence ATGGGGATCGGACCTGAGCGCTGGGTGCTCGCTTTCGACGCGTCGTGCGAGACGTGCCGGAAAATCTCCACCGTCGTCGAGCGGGCCTGCGACGGCCGGATCGAGGTCATGTCGCTCAACCACGACGACGTGAGCCAGTGGCGTGAGCAGGCACTGGGCTACGCCGCGCCGTGGGCGCCGACGTTGCTCAGGGTGCGCGGGGAGCAGGTGCGCGCCTGGACGGGCAAGGCGATGGGCGCCGCGCTGGTGCGCAGGCTCGGCCCTGCCTCGTCGGTGCGGGTCGTGCGCGCGCTCGGGCAGCTGCGCGACGCCGGGGAATTGACGGGTAAAGCAGGCAAGATCAGCCGGGCGGGCTTTCTTCAGCTCGCCGGCGGAATTGTCGTCGCAGGCAGTCTGCTGACCGCGGGAATCGCGAGCGCGGCTCCCGAGGCGCCTGCCAAGGGCCGCAATTGGATCGAAAAGAACCGCGCGAAGCTGCCGGCCGGCTACGACGAATTCTCGCGATACCCGGTCGCTTATCGCCGCGCCATTTTCGAGGCGCTGCCGCCGGAGGCGAAGAGCAAGCTCTGGATGGAGCACTTCAACCGGTTCCGCGGCGAGAACGGCAGGCTTTCGGCAGGCCAGACCGCGGTCATCACGCAGGCCGTCGCGCTCGCCACGGTGGTGTCGAACTTCGAGGGTGAGCCCAAGGCAGGCACCAAGAAGCAGCTGACCTCGCTGTACGAGGACGCGGTCAAGAAGTTCGGCCCGTCCGACGCGTTCAAGCTGCTCGCCTCGCTCGGCGGCCAGGCCGCCGTGACGAAGTCGTTCCAGGCGCAGGCCGTCGAATCACCGCTCGACCTCGAATGCGACTGCTCCGACCGGATCCGCGGCTGCCAGGGGCCGTGCCTCGGGCCGGTCGCGAAAATGACGTCGGGCTATGGCCCGCTGTGGATTTTCCCGGCAGACGCCAAGCACTGA
- a CDS encoding MDR family MFS transporter: MSDTATAEGGKLTHRQILTVLSGLMLGMFLAALDQTIVSSAMKTIADELHGLSLQAWATTAYLITATLSTPLYGKLSDLYGRKPMYLTAISLFLVGSLASGMAGSMYELAAFRAFQGLGAGGLMSLALAIITDITAPRERSRYQGYFMAVFGISSVAGPVVGGFFAGIDSFAGVTGWRWVFLVNVPIALAALVVVSKVLNIPHTRVEQKVDYWGAVALTAGLVPLLIVAEQGREWGWGSAGSIAMYIVGGLGVLAFVWQERRMGDAALLPLRLFGRPVFRMATMVTVIQGVGMFGAMMSLPLYLQIVKGATPTQAGLQMLPLTVGIMSASMLSGQVISRTGRYKAFAVAGLGLMAAALFALATIGVDTPMAVVMAIAFVIGLGLGSSMQTLQLAATNDVPARDIGVATSSATFFRQIGGTAGTAVFMSILFGTVGDRIAAAVRSAATSPAYAAALAANPGGMKFDINDTSALAKLDPALARPILEGFASSMSTVFTVGGIVLAVGFALVWFLKENPLAEKSALEQRTEETRELAFAH, from the coding sequence ATGAGTGACACCGCCACCGCGGAAGGGGGCAAGCTGACCCATCGTCAGATCCTGACCGTGCTCTCCGGCCTCATGCTCGGCATGTTCCTGGCCGCACTGGACCAGACGATCGTGTCCTCGGCGATGAAGACCATCGCCGACGAGCTGCACGGCCTGAGCCTGCAGGCGTGGGCGACCACGGCCTACCTCATCACCGCGACGCTCTCCACCCCGCTGTACGGCAAGCTGTCCGATCTCTACGGCCGCAAGCCGATGTACCTGACCGCGATCAGCCTGTTCCTGGTCGGCTCGCTGGCCAGCGGCATGGCCGGATCCATGTACGAACTGGCCGCGTTCCGCGCGTTCCAGGGGCTCGGCGCCGGCGGCCTGATGTCGCTCGCGCTGGCGATCATCACCGACATCACCGCGCCGCGTGAGCGCAGCCGCTACCAGGGCTACTTCATGGCCGTCTTCGGCATCTCGAGTGTCGCGGGCCCGGTCGTCGGCGGTTTCTTCGCCGGTATCGACTCGTTCGCCGGCGTCACCGGCTGGCGCTGGGTGTTCCTGGTGAACGTGCCGATCGCGCTGGCCGCGCTGGTCGTCGTGAGCAAGGTGCTGAACATCCCGCACACCCGCGTCGAGCAGAAGGTCGACTACTGGGGCGCCGTCGCGCTGACCGCCGGGCTGGTGCCGCTGCTGATCGTCGCCGAGCAGGGCCGCGAATGGGGCTGGGGCTCGGCCGGTTCGATCGCGATGTACATCGTCGGCGGGCTCGGTGTGCTGGCCTTCGTCTGGCAGGAACGCCGGATGGGCGACGCCGCGCTGCTGCCGCTGCGCCTGTTCGGGCGGCCGGTGTTCCGGATGGCCACGATGGTGACCGTGATCCAGGGCGTCGGGATGTTCGGCGCGATGATGTCGCTGCCGCTCTACCTGCAGATCGTCAAGGGCGCGACGCCGACACAGGCAGGCCTGCAGATGCTGCCGCTGACCGTCGGGATCATGAGCGCCAGCATGCTCAGCGGGCAGGTCATCTCGCGGACCGGCCGGTACAAGGCCTTCGCGGTCGCCGGACTGGGCCTGATGGCGGCGGCGCTGTTCGCGCTCGCCACGATCGGCGTCGACACCCCGATGGCCGTGGTCATGGCGATCGCCTTCGTGATCGGGCTCGGCCTCGGCTCGTCGATGCAGACGCTGCAGCTGGCCGCGACCAACGACGTCCCGGCGCGTGACATCGGCGTGGCCACCTCGTCGGCGACCTTCTTCCGGCAGATCGGCGGCACGGCGGGCACCGCGGTGTTCATGTCGATCCTGTTCGGCACGGTCGGCGACCGGATCGCCGCCGCCGTCCGCTCGGCGGCCACGAGCCCGGCCTACGCCGCGGCGCTGGCCGCGAACCCCGGCGGGATGAAGTTCGACATCAACGACACCTCGGCGCTGGCCAAGCTCGACCCGGCGCTGGCCAGGCCGATCCTCGAAGGGTTCGCCAGCTCGATGAGCACGGTGTTCACCGTCGGCGGCATCGTGCTGGCGGTCGGCTTCGCGCTGGTCTGGTTCCTCAAGGAGAACCCGCTCGCCGAGAAGTCGGCGCTGGAGCAGCGCACCGAGGAGACCCGCGAGCTCGCGTTCGCGCACTGA
- the glyA gene encoding serine hydroxymethyltransferase, protein MTHQPALTALAAADPAIAGLVEQEAQRQHDKIRLIASENYVSQAVLEATGTVLTNKYSEGYAGKRYYEGQQLIDQVETLAIERAKAVFGADHANVQPYSGSPANLAVYLAFAQPGDTVLGMALPDGGHLTHGWSVSATGKWFTPVRYGVRKETGRVDLDQVRDLALQHRPKLIFAGGTAIPRTIDFPAFAEIAREVGAVLVADIAHIAGLVAGGAHPSPVGHAQVITTTTHKTLRGPRGAMILSDADHAKAVDKAVFPGLQGGPHNHTTAAIAVALGEAQKPEFSTYAHAIVANAQALAEALVERGYDLVSGGTDNHLLLIDLTTKSVAGKPAAQALDRAGIELNYNTVPFDPRKPFDPSGIRLGTSAITTRGLKPEHQIQVADWIDRTITAAAAEETAALDTIAAEIREFLAPFPIPGYAA, encoded by the coding sequence ATGACGCACCAGCCCGCTCTCACCGCGCTCGCCGCCGCCGACCCGGCCATCGCCGGGCTCGTCGAACAGGAAGCCCAGCGCCAGCACGACAAAATCCGGCTCATCGCTTCGGAGAACTACGTCTCGCAGGCGGTGCTCGAAGCGACCGGCACGGTACTGACGAACAAGTACTCCGAGGGCTACGCAGGCAAGCGCTACTACGAGGGCCAGCAGCTCATCGACCAGGTCGAGACGCTCGCCATCGAGCGGGCGAAGGCCGTCTTCGGCGCCGACCACGCCAACGTCCAGCCGTACTCCGGCTCTCCGGCGAACCTCGCCGTTTATCTCGCCTTCGCACAGCCCGGCGACACCGTGCTCGGCATGGCGCTGCCCGACGGCGGTCACCTCACGCACGGCTGGAGCGTGTCCGCGACCGGCAAGTGGTTCACCCCGGTGCGTTACGGCGTGCGCAAGGAGACCGGCCGCGTCGACCTCGACCAGGTGCGTGACCTCGCGCTGCAGCACCGGCCGAAGCTGATCTTCGCGGGCGGCACGGCCATCCCGCGCACCATCGACTTCCCGGCGTTCGCCGAGATCGCGCGTGAGGTCGGCGCGGTGCTCGTCGCCGACATCGCGCACATCGCGGGCCTGGTCGCCGGTGGCGCGCACCCGTCGCCGGTCGGCCACGCCCAGGTGATCACCACGACCACGCACAAGACGCTGCGCGGCCCGCGCGGCGCGATGATCCTGTCCGACGCCGACCACGCGAAGGCCGTCGACAAGGCCGTCTTCCCCGGCCTGCAGGGTGGTCCGCACAACCACACGACCGCCGCGATCGCGGTCGCGCTCGGCGAGGCGCAGAAGCCCGAGTTCTCGACGTACGCGCACGCGATCGTCGCCAACGCGCAGGCGCTCGCCGAGGCACTGGTCGAGCGCGGCTACGACCTGGTGTCCGGCGGCACGGACAACCACCTGCTGCTGATCGACCTGACCACCAAGTCGGTCGCGGGCAAGCCGGCCGCGCAGGCGCTGGACCGCGCGGGCATCGAGCTGAACTACAACACGGTCCCGTTCGACCCGCGCAAGCCGTTCGACCCGTCCGGCATCCGGCTCGGCACCTCCGCGATCACCACCCGCGGCCTGAAGCCCGAGCACCAGATCCAGGTCGCTGACTGGATCGACCGCACGATCACCGCGGCCGCCGCCGAGGAGACCGCCGCGCTGGACACCATCGCCGCCGAGATCCGGGAGTTCCTCGCCCCCTTCCCGATCCCTGGCTACGCCGCCTAA
- a CDS encoding TetR/AcrR family transcriptional regulator, with amino-acid sequence MTVAPGRSTELSPNQLHKQQQIVEAARLVLARDGLAGCTVRAIADAGPLTKSAIHYYFADIDVLIDRAMAAHITAFVASLRTVAARVDDPNERLFAVLKAYLATFAEQPNAGFLWFEYWIAADRARHPEAIDAMLVSVTELFAELLAPLDVDDPRDRARALLSYLLGAIVQQRVRPRPFRALRADIAALCLANYG; translated from the coding sequence GTGACCGTCGCGCCCGGCCGCAGTACCGAGCTGTCGCCCAACCAGCTGCACAAGCAGCAGCAGATCGTCGAGGCGGCCAGACTGGTGCTCGCCCGCGACGGGCTCGCCGGCTGCACCGTGCGCGCCATCGCCGACGCCGGGCCGCTCACCAAGAGCGCGATCCACTATTACTTCGCCGACATCGACGTGCTGATCGACCGGGCGATGGCCGCGCACATCACCGCGTTCGTCGCGTCGCTGCGCACGGTCGCCGCCCGCGTCGACGACCCGAACGAGCGGCTGTTCGCCGTGCTCAAGGCCTACCTCGCGACATTCGCCGAGCAGCCGAACGCCGGTTTCCTGTGGTTCGAGTACTGGATCGCCGCCGACCGCGCGCGGCACCCGGAGGCCATCGACGCGATGCTGGTCTCGGTGACCGAGCTGTTCGCGGAGCTGCTCGCGCCGCTCGACGTCGACGATCCGCGTGACCGCGCCCGCGCGCTGCTGTCCTATCTGCTGGGCGCGATCGTGCAACAGCGGGTCCGGCCGAGGCCGTTCCGCGCGCTGCGTGCCGACATCGCCGCGCTGTGCCTGGCGAACTACGGGTAG
- a CDS encoding M14 family metallopeptidase, with amino-acid sequence MAAFLSTLALLSMTVAATSATAAQPQRDIYEVLGTSTPQLRTAVSRTGVDMVESTEESSIVIATADKAKELRALGFTVERRGSVPSNDVPSNDAATSAITDFPPGDQAYHTYAETTAELQQTQSSFPALAKLTSVGNSYQGRALNMIKISDNVATDENEPEVLFTCNQHAREHLTTEMCLRIVKRFTSLYATDANIKKMVDTHEIYVIPNVNPDGSEYDISGGTYHMWRKNRQGSGTDTNRNWGYKWGCCGGSSGSPSSETYRGPSAFSAPESKAVADFVNGRVVGGAQQIKTHIDFHTYSELVLWPFGWTYNNTAPGMTQAEYDKFATLGKQMAATNGYTPEQSSDLYITDGAVNDWMWGTHKILSYTFEMYPKGSNPGFYPPGSAIPAQTQRNDKAVDLIINAAV; translated from the coding sequence ATGGCGGCGTTTCTCTCCACGCTGGCCCTGCTGTCGATGACCGTCGCCGCCACCTCGGCGACGGCAGCGCAACCGCAACGCGACATCTACGAAGTACTCGGAACCTCGACGCCACAGCTGCGCACCGCGGTCTCCCGCACCGGTGTCGACATGGTCGAATCCACCGAAGAGTCGTCGATCGTCATCGCCACCGCAGACAAGGCGAAGGAACTGCGCGCGCTCGGGTTCACCGTCGAACGCCGAGGCAGTGTCCCCTCGAACGACGTCCCCTCGAACGACGCCGCCACGTCGGCCATCACCGACTTCCCGCCGGGTGACCAGGCGTACCACACCTACGCCGAGACGACGGCCGAGCTGCAGCAGACGCAGTCGAGCTTCCCCGCGCTGGCGAAACTGACCAGCGTCGGCAACTCGTACCAGGGCCGCGCGCTGAACATGATCAAGATCAGCGACAACGTGGCGACCGACGAGAACGAGCCGGAGGTGCTGTTCACCTGCAACCAGCACGCGCGTGAGCACCTCACCACCGAGATGTGCCTGCGCATCGTGAAGCGGTTCACGTCGCTCTACGCCACCGACGCCAACATCAAGAAGATGGTCGACACGCACGAGATCTACGTGATCCCGAACGTGAACCCGGACGGCTCGGAGTACGACATCTCCGGCGGCACCTATCACATGTGGCGCAAGAACCGTCAGGGCTCGGGCACCGACACGAACCGCAACTGGGGCTACAAGTGGGGCTGCTGCGGCGGTTCCTCCGGTTCCCCGAGCAGCGAGACCTACCGTGGCCCGTCGGCGTTCTCCGCGCCGGAGTCCAAGGCGGTCGCCGACTTCGTCAACGGCCGCGTGGTCGGCGGCGCCCAGCAGATCAAGACGCACATCGACTTCCACACCTACTCGGAGCTGGTGCTCTGGCCGTTCGGCTGGACCTACAACAACACCGCGCCCGGCATGACCCAGGCCGAGTACGACAAGTTCGCCACCCTCGGCAAGCAGATGGCGGCGACGAACGGCTACACGCCGGAGCAGTCGAGTGACCTCTACATCACCGACGGCGCCGTCAACGACTGGATGTGGGGCACCCACAAGATCCTCAGCTACACCTTCGAGATGTACCCGAAGGGCTCGAACCCGGGCTTCTACCCGCCCGGCTCGGCCATTCCCGCGCAGACCCAGCGCAACGACAAGGCCGTCGACCTGATCATCAACGCGGCCGTCTAG
- a CDS encoding gamma carbonic anhydrase family protein: MPMFSFEGLSPQVHPDAWIAPTATLIGDVVVEKDASIWYGAVIRADFGKIIIREGANIQDNSVIHVNDGVCEVGRNVTVGHQCLVHDCTIGEQALIGNGSTVLDKAEIGARALVAAGATVTPGMIVPPEMIAMGSPAKKHIPLTDSSRLWVDHNAEIYRQLARRHAEGIVPLD, translated from the coding sequence ATGCCGATGTTCTCGTTCGAGGGGCTGAGCCCCCAGGTGCACCCCGACGCTTGGATCGCGCCGACCGCGACCCTGATCGGCGACGTCGTCGTCGAAAAGGACGCTTCGATCTGGTACGGCGCGGTGATCAGGGCCGACTTCGGCAAGATCATCATCCGCGAGGGCGCCAACATCCAGGACAACTCGGTGATCCACGTCAACGACGGCGTCTGCGAAGTCGGCCGCAACGTGACGGTCGGGCACCAATGCCTCGTGCACGACTGCACGATCGGCGAGCAGGCGCTGATCGGCAACGGCTCGACCGTGCTGGACAAGGCCGAGATCGGCGCACGCGCGCTCGTCGCGGCAGGCGCCACGGTCACGCCCGGCATGATCGTCCCGCCGGAGATGATCGCCATGGGCAGCCCGGCCAAGAAGCACATCCCGCTCACGGACAGCTCCCGGCTCTGGGTCGACCACAACGCCGAGATCTACCGCCAGCTGGCCCGCCGCCACGCCGAGGGCATCGTCCCCCTCGACTGA
- a CDS encoding uL11 family ribosomal protein, with translation MAPKIKKLSHQVTLELPAGNAPVVDLGKMLGQTGVNLVEVKKQYDAATSAQRGDVVPVVVSVFEDRSFELRLKTPPTAFLIRKALGGKGSAQPGRVSAGSITQAQLREIAERKLPDLNTNDLEAAMRTVAGTARSMGVSVDA, from the coding sequence ATGGCTCCGAAGATCAAGAAACTCAGTCATCAGGTCACCCTCGAGCTGCCCGCGGGCAACGCGCCGGTGGTCGATCTCGGCAAGATGCTCGGGCAGACCGGGGTCAACCTGGTCGAGGTCAAGAAGCAGTACGACGCGGCGACGTCGGCGCAGCGCGGCGATGTCGTGCCGGTCGTGGTCTCGGTGTTCGAGGACCGGTCGTTCGAGTTGCGGCTGAAGACGCCGCCGACGGCTTTCCTGATCCGGAAAGCGTTGGGGGGCAAGGGTTCCGCGCAGCCCGGCCGGGTGAGCGCAGGCAGTATCACCCAAGCGCAGCTGCGGGAGATCGCCGAGCGCAAGCTGCCGGATCTCAACACGAACGACCTCGAAGCCGCCATGCGGACGGTCGCGGGCACCGCTCGCTCCATGGGGGTTTCCGTGGATGCGTAA
- a CDS encoding bifunctional MFS transporter/dTMP kinase produces MRTIPDVGSSGPAGSDASTIHRVRRVLAIKPFRRLWGVTYMCSTADWMMIFGLAGLANSIASSYTAKNFAFSSVVLANLLPGLLFAPIGGLLADRFDRRKIMVVADVLRACLLFSVIVFDAPIWIYLSGFAVSSASIMWIPAKDAAVPNLLRRPIQVETAGQLGLVMTYGISVVTGLGLFSIITGAKTTLHLPSTLFGDHGPLKIVLGVACLLYLSSAITILTRIPELSLRGVHDSPRVKEKVEKDESQGIGAMFSDAVKFIKSTPLVRGLLIGMTGAFAAGGAVVGSGQTYANSLGAGQSAFGLLVACVFLGLVIGMGSAPKLARRLPHDRLFGVAIVFAGISLLLVGLSPHLSVSLVAVALVGACAGIAFLTGITIIGSQIEDSIRGRINAIYQSLLKVVLGGSLALVPLLVGLVAPTKVRGWGGEIIIDGTRPVMIGGALLASLFGIIAYRQMDSRRTEPILTDLRNALRRRPRRVNGLLIAIEGTTVINTANQAAQLADWLRAGTRPVVLAADPALDDQRLVSLVSGASLTGARAQALAAAAVRADIVERDVQPALDAGSVVVMERFVDSPLAHLSAVAGLDTDELEALADWATGRLRPDITVLLDADPGTVAEVKPGNLEDQWRVQHLLTEMAEGDPDRYVVVDADGTEEEVGERVRTAVRAMLIGRLSGLAPAEPVLETQ; encoded by the coding sequence GTGCGGACGATTCCCGACGTCGGCTCCAGCGGGCCGGCGGGGTCCGACGCGTCCACCATCCACCGGGTCAGGCGGGTGCTGGCGATCAAGCCGTTCCGGCGGCTCTGGGGCGTCACGTACATGTGCAGCACCGCCGACTGGATGATGATCTTCGGCCTGGCCGGGCTCGCCAACAGCATCGCGAGCAGCTACACCGCGAAGAACTTCGCGTTCAGCAGCGTGGTGCTGGCGAACCTGCTCCCCGGGCTGCTGTTCGCGCCGATCGGCGGCCTGCTGGCCGACCGGTTCGACCGGCGCAAGATCATGGTCGTCGCCGACGTGCTGCGCGCCTGCCTGCTGTTCTCGGTCATCGTCTTCGACGCGCCGATCTGGATCTACCTCAGCGGTTTCGCCGTCAGCTCGGCGTCGATCATGTGGATCCCGGCGAAGGACGCGGCGGTGCCCAACCTGCTGCGCCGCCCGATCCAGGTGGAGACCGCCGGCCAGCTGGGCCTCGTGATGACCTACGGCATCTCCGTGGTCACCGGGCTGGGCCTGTTCTCGATCATCACCGGCGCGAAGACCACGCTGCACCTGCCGTCCACGCTGTTCGGCGACCACGGGCCGCTCAAGATCGTGCTCGGCGTCGCCTGCCTGCTCTACCTCTCCAGCGCGATCACAATCCTGACCAGGATCCCCGAGCTCTCGCTGCGCGGCGTCCACGACTCGCCTCGGGTCAAGGAGAAGGTCGAGAAGGACGAGTCGCAGGGCATCGGCGCGATGTTCTCCGACGCCGTCAAGTTCATCAAGAGCACCCCGCTGGTCCGCGGCCTGCTGATCGGCATGACCGGCGCGTTCGCCGCGGGCGGTGCCGTCGTCGGCTCTGGCCAGACGTACGCGAACAGCCTCGGCGCCGGGCAGTCGGCGTTCGGTCTGCTGGTCGCCTGCGTCTTCCTCGGCCTGGTGATCGGCATGGGCAGCGCGCCGAAGCTCGCCAGGCGGCTGCCGCACGACCGGCTGTTCGGCGTCGCGATCGTCTTCGCCGGGATCTCGTTGCTGCTGGTCGGCCTCTCGCCGCACCTGTCCGTGTCGCTGGTCGCGGTGGCGCTGGTCGGAGCTTGCGCGGGCATCGCGTTCCTGACCGGCATCACGATCATCGGCTCGCAGATCGAGGACTCCATCCGCGGCCGGATCAACGCGATCTACCAGTCGCTGCTCAAGGTGGTGCTCGGCGGTTCGCTGGCGCTGGTGCCGCTGCTGGTCGGGCTGGTCGCGCCGACCAAGGTACGCGGCTGGGGCGGCGAGATCATCATCGACGGCACCCGCCCGGTGATGATCGGCGGCGCGCTGCTGGCCTCGCTGTTCGGCATCATCGCCTACCGGCAGATGGACTCGCGCCGCACCGAACCGATCCTCACCGACCTGCGCAACGCGCTGCGCCGCCGCCCGCGCCGGGTGAACGGCCTGCTCATCGCCATCGAGGGCACCACGGTCATCAACACCGCCAACCAGGCAGCCCAGCTCGCCGACTGGCTCCGCGCCGGCACCCGCCCGGTCGTGCTCGCCGCCGACCCGGCCTTGGACGACCAGCGCCTGGTCTCCCTGGTTTCCGGCGCTTCGCTGACCGGCGCCCGCGCTCAGGCGCTGGCCGCCGCCGCGGTGCGCGCCGACATCGTCGAACGTGACGTCCAGCCCGCGCTCGACGCGGGCTCGGTCGTCGTCATGGAGCGCTTCGTCGACTCGCCGCTCGCGCACCTGTCCGCCGTCGCCGGGCTCGACACCGACGAGCTCGAAGCGCTCGCCGACTGGGCGACCGGGCGGCTGCGGCCCGACATCACCGTGCTGCTCGACGCCGACCCCGGCACGGTCGCGGAGGTCAAGCCGGGCAACCTCGAAGACCAGTGGCGGGTCCAGCACCTGCTGACCGAGATGGCCGAGGGCGACCCCGACCGCTACGTCGTGGTCGACGCGGACGGCACCGAGGAAGAGGTCGGTGAGCGGGTGCGGACCGCGGTCCGCGCGATGCTGATCGGCCGGTTGTCCGGGCTCGCGCCCGCCGAGCCCGTGTTGGAGACCCAGTGA